GCATGTTGGATGGTTGAATCGTACTAGTCAAGAGCTCTAGAAATATTATTGcctactaaaaaatattaaaaacatattttaatgtgCAATACAGAGAAACAGACAATGAAAAGCGGAAATTTTAGTATGACATATTTGTtagacaaaaaacaaaatttatttttcaaatagtaTAAATTATACACGATTTGATCAAAATACTAATGGACCATGGAGCATCTCTATTTTAAActggtaaaaaaaagaaaaaatatatatttatatatacacagatcattcaatactttattttaccCTTCTGTATTTAGAAAACAGGATGCCAATCAACTACTTGACCATTTAAGTATCAGTTCCTGAATAATATGTTTCTCTTCTTTAAATAGGTGCTAACTTTCAGAACGATGGGACaccttgcacaaaaaaaaaatatattgacaaAATTATGTTCCACGATGTTTAATGAACAATTCAGACAAAGTTTCTGAAATCCAGTTGCGTATTATAAAACACAGAGgcacattttttttccatgaggAAGAAATGAAATCAGGCCTTGTTTCACGTGCCTCAAAAAACTGATCACTAAATGCTCATGGACACTCATGTAgatgaagttctctttttttcactaaaaaaattcttgagaacCATAACTTGTCCTACaccaataaaaataatcaaaaatgttTCCATTAATGACCAATACATGACGCGGGCATTCAACTCTTCTGCTCTTTTTCTGCCTTGAGCTTCCATTAAACGATGATGGGTTTGATAATCAAGCACAGTATTCAAATGCTCATGTACATTAGATGAAGATGTTTCCAGCTGAAAAGAGAGAGAGACGAAGACAGTAAGCATTCACTCAATTTCCATTAAATCTACAAGGCAAAACACGATAAAGAGTTACCTTTGTCATAGCAGTCAAATGCTCTCCAATGCCAGGCAATGGTTTTTCTTCACCAACTAAGAAGTCCATATAGACAAGTTTGTGACTAAAGGTAGAAAATTCATTACTGAAGCAAATTTTAAATACACCAGTTTGGTCAGCAGTAAATGCAATCATGTCTGATTGCTTCCTAGATGTTTGGTAGATAATTTGACCAGACGGAGATTCTAAAATTGCATCTACATCATAATGACCACCAGTGACAacctaatattaaaataaatatattatatgaACTAAAAAAGTATAATTCAtaacaatacaataaaataattttatacttcAGATTATATTTGACATTTATGTAATATTATATATACAACACTCAAGTAAATATCTGAACTTTCATATCTAGTTCTAGGTAAAAACCAtaatttggggggaaaaaacaataaattttgcttGCAGGATAAACTGTTTTTATTTGCAAtctatatttaaattatttgcaaatttactataataaatatagaaaatatcaaaatattgtgATATTTTCGAAATAAATGTCAGATGTATATCATGATATCATAGaaatgggaaccggttcgctctcGCTCACTTAACTAGATAGATCATAATGTGGtagaaaagtgattccttttcaaccaacaatcgtccgccattttgtgggCAAGAACTTCCCACCGCACATCCTATAAGCTTACTATCGGTTCGCTTTCCACAATTTTTGCGgggatttttcagttttaaagaacCACTTTCAACGGAAtatctaattttttgaaaaaaaaaaaaaaaaaaaatgttgcaaaataattttctcttGGAAATTCGCTATTGGAGGTAATTTcagaacagaaaatagatttcgcaTCCTCCTAATTTGTAACTACTTTTTAATTCAGCTATATGTGAAACATTAAAGTATATACGTTTCTAGTCGACGAAAAACTAAATTTATGGATTCCGGGTAAGTCAGTTTGAATTGctagaggccattcattaattacgtaaggatgattttggcaattttcgatccccctccccccatgtaagggtaagtaagattttttagCCCCCCCTTATCTTACGTAAAACTacatttcgattttcaaaataataaaataacaaatcttatcgctggaatcgttattaaatttattttttttttttaaaccttttagtgtaaaaaaatatttactaaaaggattctagattgaatgttttttggacaaatattttttgtatataatgcaatactaattaaaaataacacatgccatacacagtgcgattcttttattatattttacactattcattctatgaaaaacaagtaaaaacagctcatcctaatacgtttttaactTCCCGAAGCCAAAAAAAACGATCCcggccaaaccacttgaccgcgcaatttctaatataGAATATTGAATTGAAAAGTATTATGTAAcggtctgaccccccccccctccaaataaaggtatgtagagatttttttcaaacctcCTCCCTCTTGagacccttacataattaatgaatggtccccaTGAGGATTTTTTAGGCTTACATGAATTCCCGAATCTTTTTAAATGAGAAGGGCTGAAATTTACcgtatgaaattttcaatttgtaggCAAATTTATATGTACTCTTGGTTGGTAAtatattataaaatgtaaaattgatgTTTCATAGGTTTTGAAATCATGATAGCAATGATTTATTGCTAGCAATCAGTTGAATCAGTGGCAGATTTACtgggggcagagggggggggggaccgccccctccgtgacCGTCATTTCATAataccaataatatagaattgaaagaattactagcaatcgctactaatttcaatcaagtaaaTTCCagaaatttgcttaaaatttagtttaGACAGTTAATGTAGTCGAAGATGGATAgagttacccactttttaatttgaacctagCTCGCcccgccccctttttttttgaactttaataatttttatgtttctttaagTGTCTTAAAACCTTTTTCTTCTATGGACAACACTATAATGATATGATAATacattgctatgacttagaaAAATGGGGGGAGATTGCCCCCAAAGGGAACATTTGACACTTCAAGGGAGCGATAAGTTAGTGACGGGCGATTGCCGCTTCTAATAGAGTGTAAATCCGCCCCTGATCAGAgcagtaaaatttacaaaatatttttaatgaacaaaaataacCTAAAGTGCATTAGGTTTGTTAATTCCACAGTCCCTTTCTGATCAGAATCAATTCCAATTGTTACACAATAAACTATCATAAATCACAAATACGAACGATATTGTTGGTGAAACACGAACATTTGCTATTAATTCATTATTACAGTGTTCCCCAACATTTTTGTACCTAAGAGCACATGCTAGAATATCGGTCGCACCACGGGCACCATTAATTTTTTCGAGATTTTACTAAAGAGGTGAACATAACAAAGATATGTACACACAATgtgtgaaataaaaagtaatttttaagtaatctcaaaaaaaaaaaaaaaatcttacatacaaaataagtaaatactaaaTAATGAAAGCAAACTATACAAAGTCCGAAACATAAAATGTATAAGGTTCAAAGTCAACatgattgaaatacatttttttggtcATTATTTTGTAATTAGTCAAGCAGGATAAATTTACAGGGTAGTAAGTTGTCATCATGGTGCTCACCTGTACTGCCATGGGAAGGTATAGATAGGCCCGAATCAGCAAacctcttaccccccccccctgccccgcAAAACTTCACCAGGGCCCCCAACGCTAATTTTTGATTGATCTTAAAGTTTTATGTTCTCAAAAATGCAAAGCAAATAGAATTTTTTGAGTGACGCCTGGCTGTCTGTGTGTTAATTTTAGATAATAAGTTCTTTTTCCAAGAGTTAATTTTTTTGACGCCTAAAGGTATGTTTGAGCTTTATCCGCCAAACCAAAATGTAAGAAACGAACCAAATGCAGTTCAACACCGATTTCTTTGCCCACCAAATGGCGGCCGAGACTAGttcaaaagaaatcatttttccCCACGCAGTCCTATAGGATGATCTATTATCTAGTTAAGTGAGCGCTAgagaaccggttcccatgtctatgcatgatatatatcgactaatatatatcagcgaaccctgATGCAGTCATTTCGTGTTTCTCTAATTTCACCCCATGGTTCCCCATGGTGGTTCCCATGTCTATGCATGAtatatattgactgatatatatcggcgaaccctgatgCAGTCATTTAATGTTcctctaatttctttttcaacttatagttttggctaatttgccaaaattgatcttaatcaactgtattaacattcattcaacacacctaaaggctttcaataaatttcaaaaatgaaactgttttgttttttgttttaaaattttccgtgatacagatttaaaagacagtaaattatctcataaatggatgcatttgcaaaaaagtaattcacactaaaaattaaaaaactttatcATGTAAGACTCCCTTATCTTTCTtgtttagatatgcttcatttaaatttaattaaaaggggattggtgacccacttaccccggCCTTACTATAAAGTAAGTGGGACACccattcgattttttaaaaaataaaacccctaAGAAtaattaaagcaatattttagaaaataatgatatacttttgtttattaataatgtccaagataaacaAGACAAGgactttgatttttttgtttcaaaacttttgtataagtttTCAACACTAGGTATATTCAATAAATTCGCTAAGTTGTTTtatatgcatgtttcactttaactttgaaattaaaggcaaaaaaggaaacacagttgaaaacatatgctgTTTAAAGGAATGTTAACAGTGtcgaacgtaaaaaaaaatgcttcgtccgacacctagattttaataaaaaatactcatttgttacaaaatgaaaacagGTTATATCAATGAGATCgaaaatcttactttgtacccaaaaatacatgcatgcagctttaaaattattggctcagcataattaattgTGCATTTTGGTGTCAGACTTGAAACACTcaatgtaccccagaggaattatttcacaaatcaaaatgaattatattttgacaaatttttgcaacatcaccagcaacacattgtatctttaaatggttattcatcacaattaataatattagtatgtaaggggaggtggggcacgttagTCCGATTTTTTAAtctcatcagaaaaaaaaaagagcaattcgATTTTCTAAGTTTTACTAAACACTTCTCaatggcgataattttttatgcatggcatccctggccaaactaacctgtgtttagcaacccgaaggcaatcttacagatctgttcaaacttgtttacttggattgtttgggtttcacgcaggagagatacgtggtgttgtttcgtgcaatataccttacaggaatgcttattttgtgttagtttaaattcagtagttgtgttttgaagtaaaaacattagaaaatgccagtttcttcaaacttgaaggttaattaaaagttaactccaacgtggtgtgcatctgtaacgtgccattgtcatatgatgtattgttttagactgagtgtgaatatttataccatataaaaaggtaagttctttattttagaattcaaaaaaaacctctcacttccaaaattctttgttttgacaaatccttgaggggttcttgtagtttttaactttatttttactgtatgtaaattaattttacagaaatagtatggttattttgttctaaaagttaattcttatcgatgccacgaattatttagacattctattaacgtgcctcctttaggtactgaattttatgttaacaattgaaagttctttcggttgtactcttaaaaatgctgaattttattaataaatctgcacaataatggtgcatatttcacacttaaaactgtgtcattattgtacactgaacggaaggagccacccttgggtgtctccatgaaaatatacataactgtgaccatactccgactgtaacgtatattaacagtcggaagGATaacggagcgaggtcctggcgagtcagaggtctcatagtactttcgtaatgagaccgaggcagggccggcgagctcattacgaaagtactatgagaccgagggctcgtatcccggagaaatgatgaaaaaaaaattaatgcattaatttcgacttgtaattaatacaataatttatttcattgtattttaatatgtttacaaaaaaccccggccctgtacatttttgaagcatatatttgtgATGTTTTTTGATGTGCTTTTATGTtggttttatatatattgtgttctgaagtgctttgatcatgtttttttatctgattttttcctgttggcgctaaaaaagcatcgctaagaacgatgtatgacatatgtcgtcatacatcgttttttttggcgacgctttcttggcgccaacaggaaaaagtcgccaagggtggggtatatcacatcagttctgGATTCATTGTGTATGTAAATTACATAACCAAACACAATTACTATGCACCTTCATAGTGGCAAAACTTATCTCTTTTTATAGAATGTCCAAGTCATCAAAATCTACTTATGAGAAATAATAAAAACGCAGTGAATGCTTTGCATTGATAGTTTATCCTACAGTTCCTTCATCAGTTTTTCACATGATTTTAGTCAATAAAGAGAGGGCAATTCTAAATTGCAGGgaaacttcaaagagaatgtcaagaaataaaattaatttaaaaaaatgctccaCAAATCTTCAACATTGAAgttaattttaagttaaatgtGCACTTTTCTccatttggttttttattattttttccccaatgagAGGGGTttttaaaaccctccc
This sequence is a window from Uloborus diversus isolate 005 chromosome 10, Udiv.v.3.1, whole genome shotgun sequence. Protein-coding genes within it:
- the LOC129231413 gene encoding transmembrane emp24 domain-containing protein 7-like; its protein translation is MFTNMRLLLLLAFFTGSFISSVITVELTFELPDNAKQCFHEEIPAGEKATVEFQVVTGGHYDVDAILESPSGQIIYQTSRKQSDMIAFTADQTGVFKICFSNEFSTFSHKLVYMDFLVGEEKPLPGIGEHLTAMTKLETSSSNVHEHLNTVLDYQTHHRLMEAQGRKRAEELNARVMYWSLMETFLIIFIGVGQVMVLKNFFSEKKRTSST